In one Populus nigra chromosome 12, ddPopNigr1.1, whole genome shotgun sequence genomic region, the following are encoded:
- the LOC133669985 gene encoding ras-related protein RABA1f-like, which translates to MGAYRADDDYDYLFKVVLIGDSGVGKSNLLSRFTKNEFSLESKSTIGVEFATRSIHVDDKVVKAQIWDTAGQERYRAITSAYYRGAVGALLVYDVTRHVTFENVERWLKELRDHTESNIVIMLVGNKADLRHLRAVTTEDATAFAERENTFFMETSALESLNVENAFTEVLTQIYHVVSRKALDVGDDPAALPKGQTINVGKDDVSAVKKVGCCSA; encoded by the exons ATGGGTGCTTACAGGGCTGATGATGACTATGATTATCTATTCAAGGTAGTGTTAATAGGTGATTCTGGTGTTGGAAAATCcaatcttttgtcaagatttACGAAAAATGAATTCAGTTTGGAATCCAAATCCACTATTGGTGTTGAATTTGCCACACGTAGTATCCATGTTGATGATAAAGTTGTCAAGGCTCAGATTTGGGACACTGCTGGCCAAGAAAG ATACCGTGCAATTACTAGTGCATATTATCGAGGAGCCGTTGGTGCCTTGCTTGTCTACGATGTCACTCGACATGTCACTTTTGAGAACGTGGAGAGATGGCTAAAGGAGCTTCGTGATCACACCGAATCCAACATCGTGATTATGCTTGTGGGAAACAAGGCAGATTTGCGTCACTTGCGTGCAGTTACTACTGAGGATGCCACTGCATTTGCTGAGAGAGAGAACACTTTTTTCATGGAGACCTCTGCCCTGGAGTCCTTGAATGTTGAAAATGCTTTCACAGAAGTGCTCACTCAGATTTATCATGTAGTCAGCCGGAAGGCTCTTGATGTTGGGGATGACCCTGCAGCCTTGCCCAAGGGACAGACTATTAATGTTGGCAAAGATGATGTATCAGCTGTGAAAAAGGTTGGATGCTGCTCCGCATAG